A single genomic interval of Scylla paramamosain isolate STU-SP2022 chromosome 12, ASM3559412v1, whole genome shotgun sequence harbors:
- the LOC135105856 gene encoding uncharacterized protein LOC135105856, giving the protein MFSARLHLRLVGLLVNSLSFMFIFWAIEDFGGDCAKLVVLIMLPLTEVLARFYHLCEVGQSVICARENLLAAVREAAYEAGLGTPSSEVLSELATRLSATPLAVKNWGMEK; this is encoded by the exons ATGTTCAGCGCACGTCTACACTTACGGCTGGTTGGGCTGCTGGTCAACTCGCTGTCCTTCATGTTCATCTTCTGGGCGATAGAGGACTTCGGAGGGGACTGCGCGAAGCTGGTGGTGTTGATCATGTTGCCCCTCACTGAGGTGCTGGCGCGCTTCTACCACCTGTGCGAGGTGGGCCAGAGTGTCATCTGTGCG AGAGAAAACCTTCTGGCAGCCGTGAGGGAGGCAGCATATGAGGCCGGGTTGGGAACGCCGTCTTCTGAGGTCCTCTCCGAACTGGCCACTCGTCTCAGCGCCACGCCCCTCGCTGTCAAGAACTGGGGCATGGAAAAGTGa